The stretch of DNA AATTTGCGAGGGTCTTTTAGGAACTCAACCACCTCAACTAATTCTGCCTTTTCTTCGTCTGCACCAGCTACATCTCTAAAACGAACCTTTTTCTTATCATCATTATAAAGCTTAGCCTTACTTTTCCCGAAGTTCATTACTCGGCTTCCGCCGCCTTGAGCTTGGTTTAATAAGAAGAAGAATAAAATAAAGATAATCACGAACGGAATAATGGAAGTAAAGAAGGTAACCCAGCCGCTAGTTTCTTTAGCCGGCATCACTTCTACATCTTTCCCTGACTTATCTATCCGATCAAGAATCTTCTCACTGTTTGGTACGTAAGTGATAAACTTCTTACTTGCTTTATCCTCGCCCCGAACTTCAAATACACCCCGTTCAGGCTGCATGGAGAAAGATTTCACTTCCCCGTTTTCGAGCTTTTGAACAAACTTATCATACGTTAAACGAGTCGTAGTCTCATTGCTTCCGTTAAAGAAGCTTACTACACCAATAATGACTAAAAATATCAATAAATAAAAGATGGTATTACGGAAAATCCGATTCATCTCTTACCTCCTCCCGAGGGTAAAAACTATATTAAATAGTATCATAGAAAATCTTACTAATTCAAGGAATTACTCTCAATTCTATAGGGTGTTGAAAGCCCACCGTTGAAGGAATTATGATTCCATTTCCAATGAAATTTATTGATTATTGCTATATACTTCCGGTTTCAAAACCCCAATATATGGAAGATTGCGGTATTTCTCAATATAATCCAATCCATATCCAACAACAAACTCGTCTGGAACAATAAATCCTACATAGTCTGCTTGGATGGAACTTTTTCTGCCTGTAGGCTTATCAAGCAGAGTAACAATTTTGATTGATTTTGCTTTTCTGTAGCGGAATAAGTCTACTAAGTAGCTGAGAGTTAAACCACTGTCAATGATATCCTCAATAATTAATATGTCTCTGCCTTCTACAGAAGTATCTAAATCCTTAAGGATTTTTACTTCACCTGAAGAAACAAAGGCGCTACCATAACTTGAAACATCCATAAAATCCATTTCTAGATAACAGTCCATCCGCTTTAGTAAATCAGCCATAAAAGGCATTGCTCCTTTTAGAACACCAATTGCTAGCGGAAAACGGTCCTTATATTCTTCAGTTAACTGTGTAGCCAACTCTTTAATTTTTTCTTGAATTTCTTCTTCTGAAACTAACACCTTTTCAATATCCTGATTCATCATAAAATGTGCCCCCTAGAAGATCGTTACTTATTGTATGTGAGTAGTATATATTGCTTAGCGTTGTAATCTATACCTTCTAATGAAGATTTTTTTAGACCTGGAAGCCAGAGAATACAATCTTCACTATCGGTTATTACAGGCCATGTATCCCTATCCTGTACAGGAACCTTTTGATCAATAAAAATATCCTTTATTTTTTTTGATCCGTGCATTCCCTTTAATGTCATTCGATCACCATTCTTCCTTGTTCGGATGACAAGCGGCCATTTGATCCCATCCACATAAAACAAGGCTGTGTTTGGATGATGTAATTCAGGATTTTCCCCGTCTAAATAATCGAATCGAATACTCCCGCCATTTGGGAGCTTAACCATTCCTGGTTCCTCGATTTCAATCCGATAAGGCTTAGCCTCAGGTGATTGAAATTGAAACGACAATTGCTGGTAGGAACGAATAACTTTTAAACCATTTGGGAAATCAAGTTTACCTGAAGGCTCACGGTGATGAATAATTGAAAATACTTGGTCGATATGTACGGCAGAAAGAGAAGCAGGCTTATCTTTGTAAAGATAGTTTAATATTAGTTGAATACCTCTCCTTTGTAAAGGTAAAGGCATCTCAAGAAATGTTTTTATGTCAATAGTAATTTTGCCCTTTTCTCTTTTTGTCATTACGGAATTCATCTGTTTTTTTGTTAAATCCAAAAGGAAGACTTCATCACCTTGTAATTCTTCGCTAAAACGTTGGAAATGCTCATGAACATGATTGTTTTCCTCCTTTAAAAAAGGAAGAACCTGTTTGCGAAATCGATTTCTACTATAGATACTTTTCAAGTTACTAGGGTCTAACCTCGGTTTTAATGCATGTTTTTTACAATAAGACTCAATTTCATCCTTTGTCACAGAGAGGAACGGACGAAAAATAAATCCTTTTCCAAACGTGCGTGTAAATGGAATCCCGGCTCTTGCCATTCCAGTGCTGCCTCTAGTTAAGCGCATGAGAATGGTCTCAATCTGATCATCCCCGTGATGACCCAGGGCCAAATAGTGGAAATCATACTTCTCCATTATTTCTGAGTAAAATTGATATCGCACTTCTCTTGCTGCTACTTGAGAACTCTTTCCTGTAGCCTCCATTATTTTCGTTACATCAATCTGTCTCATTTCAAATGGAATAGCGTACTCTTGACAGAAATCTTTTACAAACATGGCGTCCTCAAAGGACTCCTCCCCACGGAACATATGGTCCACATGGGCGACAACGATGGAAAGATTTTTCCTGTCTTTTTGAGAATGCAGATAGTGAAGTAGTGCCAGGGAATCAGGACCACCTGAAACTCCAACAACAATCTGTTTGTTATCTAATTGAAACGAGTGGCGATTAAGATAATCCTCAATCTTTGTTTCCAACATAGTATGGCACTCTTTCCTTACAACAAAGTATTTGCAAAAAAAATTTAAGAATACCAATAGCTTACCACTAACCATAAATAACTATCAAAACTTTGGCATTATAAATGTAGGATTACCTTCTTAATACGAATGTAACTAAAAAAGGTTTCAACTATTTATAGTAATTTATCGAAGGTGTACCAAGCATAGAAAGCACCTAAAAGGACAGCGATGATTAAAAATTCAAGCCATCCGCTTTTTTTCTTCTTTTTTCGGTAAGTCTGCCTAGTTAATGGTTTTTGATTCTTTGCCAATCCCCCTTTTATCAGGTTTGAGGAAGTTGGAGTAGACATGGATGATTTTAAAGGAGGAGTAACTGTTTTTTTATCAGTCATACGCCCTAAAAGATCCGCACGCATCTCTTTTGCACTACTGTATTGTCCTTGAAGGGCACGCAGGATAATTTTTTCATATCTTGTTAACTCCGGCTTTTGTCGGATCGCATCCTTTAACTGCTGTATTCCTCCAGTTGTTTTATTAAAACGTTTTGGATAAGCGGTATTAATCATAATCATAGCCACGGCAAACAAATCATAAGAAGGTTCGGCTTTCCTTGATCCTAACCCCCAGTAGCCTCGGTCATAAAACTCCGTAAATTCCTTAATGGCTCTTCCCTGAATGGTGGTACCTCCCACATCGATACACCTTATTTTCGGAGGCGGGCCAGTAACGATTAAATTTTCTGGTTTTAAATCGCCAAATACCCATCCGTTTTCATGAAGCGTGTCTAAATCCTTAAGCAGCTGAATAAATAATATCGTTGACCAAGACTTGCCCTTTTCTCGAATGAAAGTTAGCAAATCCGGACCTTGGATATATTCCATGACATAAAAGGAAATTCGTGCGCGAGGACTCTGCCAATCATCGACATCAAGTAAAGAAGGCCCGAGGGTTGATCCCTGGACCTTTGCAAAGGATTTTAATACATTTACCTCAGAGGTAATCGACATACCGTTATCACTCATTTTTAAAGCTACTTGAGTGTTTTTATGTTTCGCAAGGTAGACGACCCCATTTGCTCCAAATCCTAGCTCTTTTATAATTGTATAGTTATTTGAATGCCATTTCCCTGAAATGACTGTCCCGGGGCTTACCTTACATTGATTCTTCAAAGTATGATTCATCATCACGTGAAAGCATGCTCCTTAAAGATTGTTTTTGATTAAACGCTGAAATAGCCGTCCGCAATGCCGGTCCCGTCGGTGTAATTCCTCCTGTCGAAAGTTGGGAGAAAACACTTGTCAAAGATTGCATCTTTGGTGTCCAATCGAGCAATTTTTCGACATCATTCTTTTTCCCGGGAAATACATAAACAGAAAACTGATTTTCTCCTGAGCGGGCATTTAAGCTTAGAGAGAGGTCAAAAAGTGCCTCTTTTACCATTGGCAGTTTATGTTTCATGCTGGCGCTTGTATCGACAAGAATCAACACATCTAATTCGACAGTTTCTCCTAATTCATCCACAACCTCCATCACTTCGCCTCGTTTTTCCGGAGGCAGGTCTTCCATTGTTTGTGAGCGGCCCAGGATTTGCTTTAATTGACTGTTCACTACTCCTTGAATGGTTTGATTCATGGCTTTACGAGTAACCATTTGGACGGTTTGAGAAAGAGCTTGTGCATAGACTATTTGGCTGACTCCTCCACCTGATAGCGCGATTCCCTCAATTTCTGTCATACCTTTTTCATCAATAATATCCTGTTCAACAACACCAATGACATTTACCGTAATGCCTTGTTCTTTCGCAAGAGCAGCCATAGCGATTGGATCTTCACCTTGATTAGAGCACCCATCTGTTATTAATAGGATCTGGCGGATTTTCCCTGTGTACATAACCTTCTCCCTCCATAAACGTATTGGTACCATTTTCGACGGGTTCAGGGTGATTTATACATAGTTTCCTAGGAAGTGGGTAAAATAATCGGTTTAAAGTGTATAGGCATACACACAGGGTTTAATATTTTTTAAACATTTCCTATGCATTTCTTTTGTAGACTGGGATTGATGCCCATTTTGGTGTGTTATGTTTTATTTTTGCGACTGTAACTGTCATATCGTCTTCGATTAGCCCAGACCTTGACCGAATAACTTCCTCCATGATTAAGTCAGCAACTTCTTGCGGGTCATCTGTCTGTAATTCTTGTACTTTTCTTTTCATCCATAAATCATAATTCTCTACATGCTTTGGCCCTTCAAACACTCCGTCACTCATCATAATTAGTAAGTCTCCGGCTTTAAGCTGTTCACTGACCACATCCACATCAAACTCTTGAATAATTCCCATTGGCAAATTGCTTGCCTGAATTTTTATGATCTTATTTCCCCTCTTAATAAAGCTTGGTGTAGATCCAATCTTCAAGAACTTAGCCGAGGCATTTTTAAGGTCAATCATCGCTAAATCCAAGGTTGAAAATATTTCATCCGTTGTTCGAAGGGAAAGAATTGAATTCACCGATTTAATCGCTACCTTTTCTTCAATTCCAGATTGGAGAATTTTTTGTAGTAACTGCAGTGTTTCTTTACTCTCATAATGAGCCCTTTCGCCATTTCCCATTCCATCACTGATGGCAATAGCAAACTTACCTAAACCTAATTCAATCGTTGAATAGCTGTCCCCTGATACCAACCCGCCATCCTTAGCAGCATGAGCCACTCCTGTTTCAACCGTATAGGCTTTTGATGAACGAAACGTTACGTGACAGAATCCACTCGGATAGGATGCACATTCCTCCTTATTCACTACAATTGTCTCCCCAAGAATATCGGATAACATCGGTGCTATTAACTTTTCACACTCACCATGACCATTACAAAATGGGACAGACATCTCAATATCTACATTCCCTTGTTCAAGGCTGTAGATTTCTACTTGTTCAATGTGGATACCGAAGTCCTGGAGTGCTTCCATAATTAGCTCTTCCTGCTTATGATGATTTTCCCTTTCCCTCTGGATTTCTTTTGCAAAGTTCTCCATTACTTCAGACACACCTAACAATTGGTCGGCAACCAGCTTACGACTTTCCTGGACTTGTTTCTTTAATCTTTGATTAGCTTGAAAGAAAGTTAATTCCTGACCAATTGTTTCGAATACTTTTTTCGAACGTGTGCAATGCTTGTCCCACTCTCTTGATAATCTTGGAGAGACATTCCCATCATTTTGATCCATTTCATGAATAATCTCTTCCATGTAAGCATAGGTTGTATTAAAATTCTTCGCCCAGCATTGTTCCTTCTTAAAACAAGTTTGACAGGTTCTTTCTGTTACATTGCTCATAAAGTAATCCATTTCCCTGTCATTTTCATTATCATCAGGCTGAACTTCCATTTGAGAAAAGCTCTTTGATAAGGCATGAAATACACTGGAAAATTGCGACACCCTTTGTGCCGTTACGTCCCGCATTTTCCTCATATATTTCTGCTGTTCAGCTGTATATTCTGGCGTACCAGGAATATACTTGGCTAATCTAGAAGTGAAAACTTGTGGTGTTATGAGGAATAAGAAAATAGCCGCCGTCGATTCTAATACCGTTAAAAGGATGGATCCTCCTCCCTCCCCATACATGCCAATTAAAAGAGTGGCAATCAGTAGCCCTGCGGATACACCTATTTTTTTCCCTTCTTTTAACAGGCCGCCCAACACACCTGAAAAAGCAAGCAAGCTCATATGATAGAAGCTTGATACACTTGCAAGGCTAAAAATCAAGCCTGTTACGACACCAACCGTCGAGCCAACCGTGGCCCCGGCAATAAAGGAAAATACTAATACCAAATATCTCGACATAATATGCTCAATCGACAAATCATACACCTTCCAGCCAATTGTTCCCGTCATAATGGAAGCCAGCATAATGATTAAGCACACAATTTCTTCAGTTTTTAATAATTGTCTACGTTTATTTAAGGTTAATAGAGGAATGCTTTGTAAAAAAATGAGTGTCAAAATAAATGAAAGACTAGCTTGTACACCTACCATCATTAAGTCATACACCGTTAGTTGTTTAGTTAAGATGAATGCTTCTGCTAGTTTCCCTAACCCTAAAATAATCCCGACAAAGAAGGGTATGGCTTTCATTTCGTTTGTCAGCCATTTTCGGCTGATTCGAAAAACAGCCAGAAAGAGAATGGTGACTATAAAGGTAAAAGCGGCATTCGCTAACGAAATGGTAGCTGCCCCTACAGTCAGTCCGATAAGGGCAAGCGGTGCCCGATCCCTTTTAATTAAGTACACAGAAGCAAAGAAGGGAAGACAGAATGGGGTTAACTTCGCCAATATTAAAGCTCGGCCGAGTAAAAAGCCGACGATTAGTAAGAGGAAACCCTTTTTTATAAAAAAGGACTCGAGCATGAATTGAACTTTCTTCAGTCCCCTCCCTACATCCCATTTTGACGAATGAAGGTTGACTTCTCTGATTGGTTCTATGAAACTTGCATTTGTCTTTTCCATAAATCACACTCCCTATTCTTTCATCGTTCAGATAATTATAAAATTAATAGGGTTAGAAGTTTGTCAAAATAGTGAATGAATGAAAATAATCGTTCGACGGTATTTCCTATATTAAAGCAAAATACAGCATAAACAAAAAAGACAAGTCGTTTGACTTGTCTTTGATTTATCATTATCGGCGTTATTACCTGATCGATTATATAAATAAGCAGCTAAGTTAGCCCCGTTTAGCTCCTCTTCCTCCACGCTTGGATTCCGTGTGCCGTTTTAAGGAAGTTAAACGATCCTCACTCTCTTTTAAGAACTTCGCCATTTTCGTTTCAAAATTCTCAGGTCTAGCATTATTCCGATCATTTGCTCTACCCTGACGAGGACGTTGTGATTGGGATCTTTGTTGCGGCTCTGGTCTATCTTTTGCTTTTTTTATAGATAGGCCAATTTTTCCGTCTTTCTCAACATTAAGAACTTTTACCTCAACTTGGTCGCCTACTTTTAGATGATCGTTAATATCTTTCACATAATTATCAGCAACCTCACTGATGTGTACAAGTCCTGTTGAGCCTTCTGGCAGCTCCACAAATGCACCGAACTTTGTAATCCCTGTTACCTTTCCTTGTAACTTGCTGCCTACTTCAATTGACATAAAAAGAATGTTCCTCCTTAAAAATATAAAAAATCAATCTTACTCTATATTATACAAAAAGGAAAAAATCAGTGTCAATAAGTCACCAGATTGGCTAATTTTCTTTCTTATCTTCAGGAATATTAAATAAGATTTCATTTTTTTCAGAGAAAAAAAATTCTTTTCTAGCGTACTTTGCAATGTACTCATCATCATTTAATTTGACGATATTCTCTTTCAGAATATCCTCCTGTTTTTTCAAATCCGCAAGCTGTTTGTCTAGCTTCTTCTTTTGTACTATTTTCGCTTCGAGTTTAGCGGTTTGGGAAATAGTACTGGAAATCATGAAGTATGATAGTAAACTGGCAAGAACGATAAACATCGCTAGTCGTCTGATCAACAGTTTTCTTTTCCTCGCTGAGGCAATTTCTGCATATTCTTGCTGTTGCACATAGGTTGACTGGATTCTTGATACATTTCGTTTCGGTTCCGCTCCCATTTCCCGTCCCTCCTTACTCTTTTCTTTTCTTCCACTTATTTATGAATGTATTAATATAATTCTTGATTCCCTTAAAATTTCCTGCCGTTTTATTATATAACTTCTCGACGCTTTTTTTAATACCTTTCGGCAAAAGTTTCCAAAAAAGTAATAAAATTTTTTGTACTGGAAAGATAATGATTTTAAGAATAAATAATACAACTTTAAAAATAAATTTGACAAGGGTGAAAATGCCCCTGCCAAACGCAATAATAATGGCAATAACTAGCTGAATCAGGCCCAGGACAGGTTTATAGATGAGTAGTCTGAAGGTTTTTTTCAAAAAGTTAATAGTTGCAATAACCGTCTGAATAACTACTTCCAGTAACTTTAAATAGATCCCTTTAAACAAGCTTTGATAGGCAGCAAATCCACATAGAAGTGCGATAAAGATATAAAAACGCAATTCTCCATCATTCACCATAAATAACGTATAAAAAATGAGCAATGCCTGGATAATCCAAAATAATAAATCATTAATAAAAACAATCCATTGCTTCCTTTTCGGCCGATTCAAAAACCGCTGATACGTATCAAACATGGCGCCAAACACAGACCCCATTCCAATCATCGAAAGCATGGTTATAAATTGTGTAGAAAGAGTCATCGAAACAACTTGCTAAAGAACCCTTTAGCCTTCTCCCCATGCTGTTCGTCCAGGTAGACTAAATCAAAAATTTTCCCTTTAATTGAAACAATGCCCTTCTCGACATCAAGATTCTTCATTTGCAGGTTTTGCCCTTTAATAGCTAAAAAACCCATCGATGTTTCTAACAGGAATTCCTCATTATCAAAGCTTTCTACTTGTTTAACACCTGTAATATCAAGGAGTTTTCTCCCTCTCATAACGACATCATGATCAGGAACACTACTCTTCGATGGATTGGTTTCATAATATTGACTCATCATTCATCCCTCACAATCATTTGTACAACCCTTTGTACATTTCTATGTGACGAATGAATGAATTAGAACATTTGAATTAGAAGCTCTCCGTAGAACCCAGTCTCTCTTCTTTTATAATCGTATACATCTCCGCTGCGTCTTCTTTCCGCGTTGTATCTTGGATTCGATCGATTCGGGCGGTAACTACACGCTGTCCAAGACGAATCGTTAATTCGTCACCTACTTTTACAGTTGAGCTTGCTTTTGCTTCCTTCCCATTAATCTCAATTCTACCTTGATCAGATACTTCTTTTGCTAAAGTCCTTCTCTTAATTAATCGAGATACTTTTAAAAATTTATCTAAACGCATAAGTAAATCCTCCTCAGTTATAATCCTTTTTCTTTTGCATCGTCCCAATACTTATCGAGCTGTTCAAGCGTATGCTTCTCAAAATCTCTGCCGCTCTCCTTCACCCTCTCTTCAACGTATTGAAAACGGCGAATAAACTTTTCGTTTGTTTCAAAAAGTGCTTCTTCCGGGTGTATGTTTAAAAATCGAGCGACGTTAACAAAGGCAAACAATAGATCTCCAAATTCTTTTTTTGCCAGCTGTAATCCTTCATCTGTTCCATTTAATTCATCGATAAATTCATCTAGCTCTTCTTTCACTTTCTCTAAAGCAGGTGTGATTTCCTGCCAATCAAACCCCACCTTTGCCGCTTTCTTTTGTAATTCATAGGCTCTTAATAAATTCGGCTGGGACTTTGAAACTCCCTCCAATAAGGAAGCTGGGACCTTCCCCTTTTCCTGTTTCTTGATTTCCTGCCAATTTTGAACTACTTCCTCTGCACTTTCAGCTTTCCCGTTCCCGAACACATGAGGATGGCGGCGAATCATTTTAG from Bacillus sp. SLBN-46 encodes:
- the tilS gene encoding tRNA lysidine(34) synthetase TilS; this translates as MLETKIEDYLNRHSFQLDNKQIVVGVSGGPDSLALLHYLHSQKDRKNLSIVVAHVDHMFRGEESFEDAMFVKDFCQEYAIPFEMRQIDVTKIMEATGKSSQVAAREVRYQFYSEIMEKYDFHYLALGHHGDDQIETILMRLTRGSTGMARAGIPFTRTFGKGFIFRPFLSVTKDEIESYCKKHALKPRLDPSNLKSIYSRNRFRKQVLPFLKEENNHVHEHFQRFSEELQGDEVFLLDLTKKQMNSVMTKREKGKITIDIKTFLEMPLPLQRRGIQLILNYLYKDKPASLSAVHIDQVFSIIHHREPSGKLDFPNGLKVIRSYQQLSFQFQSPEAKPYRIEIEEPGMVKLPNGGSIRFDYLDGENPELHHPNTALFYVDGIKWPLVIRTRKNGDRMTLKGMHGSKKIKDIFIDQKVPVQDRDTWPVITDSEDCILWLPGLKKSSLEGIDYNAKQYILLTYNK
- the yabP gene encoding sporulation protein YabP, which gives rise to MSQYYETNPSKSSVPDHDVVMRGRKLLDITGVKQVESFDNEEFLLETSMGFLAIKGQNLQMKNLDVEKGIVSIKGKIFDLVYLDEQHGEKAKGFFSKLFR
- a CDS encoding protein kinase domain-containing protein, whose protein sequence is MMNHTLKNQCKVSPGTVISGKWHSNNYTIIKELGFGANGVVYLAKHKNTQVALKMSDNGMSITSEVNVLKSFAKVQGSTLGPSLLDVDDWQSPRARISFYVMEYIQGPDLLTFIREKGKSWSTILFIQLLKDLDTLHENGWVFGDLKPENLIVTGPPPKIRCIDVGGTTIQGRAIKEFTEFYDRGYWGLGSRKAEPSYDLFAVAMIMINTAYPKRFNKTTGGIQQLKDAIRQKPELTRYEKIILRALQGQYSSAKEMRADLLGRMTDKKTVTPPLKSSMSTPTSSNLIKGGLAKNQKPLTRQTYRKKKKKSGWLEFLIIAVLLGAFYAWYTFDKLL
- the yabQ gene encoding spore cortex biosynthesis protein YabQ, whose amino-acid sequence is MTLSTQFITMLSMIGMGSVFGAMFDTYQRFLNRPKRKQWIVFINDLLFWIIQALLIFYTLFMVNDGELRFYIFIALLCGFAAYQSLFKGIYLKLLEVVIQTVIATINFLKKTFRLLIYKPVLGLIQLVIAIIIAFGRGIFTLVKFIFKVVLFILKIIIFPVQKILLLFWKLLPKGIKKSVEKLYNKTAGNFKGIKNYINTFINKWKKRKE
- the spoIIE gene encoding stage II sporulation protein E; its protein translation is MEKTNASFIEPIREVNLHSSKWDVGRGLKKVQFMLESFFIKKGFLLLIVGFLLGRALILAKLTPFCLPFFASVYLIKRDRAPLALIGLTVGAATISLANAAFTFIVTILFLAVFRISRKWLTNEMKAIPFFVGIILGLGKLAEAFILTKQLTVYDLMMVGVQASLSFILTLIFLQSIPLLTLNKRRQLLKTEEIVCLIIMLASIMTGTIGWKVYDLSIEHIMSRYLVLVFSFIAGATVGSTVGVVTGLIFSLASVSSFYHMSLLAFSGVLGGLLKEGKKIGVSAGLLIATLLIGMYGEGGGSILLTVLESTAAIFLFLITPQVFTSRLAKYIPGTPEYTAEQQKYMRKMRDVTAQRVSQFSSVFHALSKSFSQMEVQPDDNENDREMDYFMSNVTERTCQTCFKKEQCWAKNFNTTYAYMEEIIHEMDQNDGNVSPRLSREWDKHCTRSKKVFETIGQELTFFQANQRLKKQVQESRKLVADQLLGVSEVMENFAKEIQRERENHHKQEELIMEALQDFGIHIEQVEIYSLEQGNVDIEMSVPFCNGHGECEKLIAPMLSDILGETIVVNKEECASYPSGFCHVTFRSSKAYTVETGVAHAAKDGGLVSGDSYSTIELGLGKFAIAISDGMGNGERAHYESKETLQLLQKILQSGIEEKVAIKSVNSILSLRTTDEIFSTLDLAMIDLKNASAKFLKIGSTPSFIKRGNKIIKIQASNLPMGIIQEFDVDVVSEQLKAGDLLIMMSDGVFEGPKHVENYDLWMKRKVQELQTDDPQEVADLIMEEVIRSRSGLIEDDMTVTVAKIKHNTPKWASIPVYKRNA
- the hpt gene encoding hypoxanthine phosphoribosyltransferase, with amino-acid sequence MMNQDIEKVLVSEEEIQEKIKELATQLTEEYKDRFPLAIGVLKGAMPFMADLLKRMDCYLEMDFMDVSSYGSAFVSSGEVKILKDLDTSVEGRDILIIEDIIDSGLTLSYLVDLFRYRKAKSIKIVTLLDKPTGRKSSIQADYVGFIVPDEFVVGYGLDYIEKYRNLPYIGVLKPEVYSNNQ
- a CDS encoding S1 domain-containing RNA-binding protein, whose product is MSIEVGSKLQGKVTGITKFGAFVELPEGSTGLVHISEVADNYVKDINDHLKVGDQVEVKVLNVEKDGKIGLSIKKAKDRPEPQQRSQSQRPRQGRANDRNNARPENFETKMAKFLKESEDRLTSLKRHTESKRGGRGAKRG
- a CDS encoding RNA-binding S4 domain-containing protein, which produces MRLDKFLKVSRLIKRRTLAKEVSDQGRIEINGKEAKASSTVKVGDELTIRLGQRVVTARIDRIQDTTRKEDAAEMYTIIKEERLGSTESF
- a CDS encoding septum formation initiator family protein, which translates into the protein MGAEPKRNVSRIQSTYVQQQEYAEIASARKRKLLIRRLAMFIVLASLLSYFMISSTISQTAKLEAKIVQKKKLDKQLADLKKQEDILKENIVKLNDDEYIAKYARKEFFFSEKNEILFNIPEDKKEN
- a CDS encoding VWA domain-containing protein gives rise to the protein MYTGKIRQILLITDGCSNQGEDPIAMAALAKEQGITVNVIGVVEQDIIDEKGMTEIEGIALSGGGVSQIVYAQALSQTVQMVTRKAMNQTIQGVVNSQLKQILGRSQTMEDLPPEKRGEVMEVVDELGETVELDVLILVDTSASMKHKLPMVKEALFDLSLSLNARSGENQFSVYVFPGKKNDVEKLLDWTPKMQSLTSVFSQLSTGGITPTGPALRTAISAFNQKQSLRSMLSRDDESYFEESM